In a genomic window of Sinorhizobium meliloti:
- a CDS encoding M81 family metallopeptidase yields MRIFTAALATETNTFSPICIDRRAFEASLYAPPGKHPETPTLCTAPITVGRRVTAQKGWELIEGTAAWADPAGLVNRQTYADLRDEILDQLRAALPVDAVVLGLHGAMVADGCEDTEGDLLQRVREIVGPDVLVCAELDPHSHLTARRAAAADFFVFFKEFPHTDFVERAEDLWRIAIDKLEGRVEPVMSIFDCRMIDVFPTSREPMRSFVDKLIQIERDDADVLSLSVVHGFMAGDVAEMGTKMLVVTNGKAEKGEALARELGLELFSRRGTYRMPEIDERQAVAQALAAPAGPVVIADMWDNPGGGTAGDATVVLEELIAQDATDTAIGTIWDPMAVQICMAAGEGAEIPLRFGAKSAPGTGRPIDGIVKVVKLVRNAEMRFGESFAPFGDAVHIRVHGIDIILNTTRAQSFDPSLFSVMGIDPTSKKILVIKSTNHFFASFSRIASEILYCSAGTPYPNDPARTPYRRARRDIWPMVTDPHGLETTA; encoded by the coding sequence TTGCGCATCTTCACGGCGGCGCTCGCGACCGAGACGAACACTTTCTCTCCCATCTGCATCGACAGGCGCGCATTCGAGGCATCGCTTTACGCTCCGCCAGGAAAGCACCCGGAAACGCCGACGCTCTGCACGGCGCCGATCACGGTCGGCCGCCGCGTGACCGCGCAAAAAGGCTGGGAACTGATCGAAGGCACCGCCGCCTGGGCTGATCCTGCCGGTCTCGTCAATCGGCAGACCTATGCGGATCTGCGTGACGAGATTCTCGACCAATTGCGTGCCGCCCTGCCCGTCGATGCCGTCGTTCTCGGCCTGCATGGGGCAATGGTCGCGGACGGCTGCGAGGATACCGAAGGCGACCTGCTTCAGCGCGTGCGCGAAATCGTCGGTCCGGACGTGCTCGTCTGCGCCGAACTCGACCCACACAGCCACCTCACTGCAAGGAGAGCGGCGGCCGCGGATTTCTTCGTCTTCTTCAAGGAGTTCCCGCACACCGATTTCGTCGAGCGCGCCGAAGACCTCTGGCGGATCGCGATCGATAAGCTCGAGGGCCGCGTAGAGCCGGTAATGTCCATCTTCGACTGCCGGATGATAGACGTCTTCCCCACCTCGCGCGAGCCCATGCGCAGCTTCGTCGACAAGCTGATACAGATCGAACGGGACGATGCCGATGTGCTGTCATTGTCCGTCGTGCATGGCTTCATGGCCGGCGACGTGGCGGAAATGGGCACCAAGATGCTGGTCGTGACCAACGGCAAGGCGGAGAAAGGCGAGGCACTCGCCCGTGAACTGGGTCTGGAGCTCTTCTCCCGGCGCGGCACCTATCGCATGCCGGAGATCGACGAACGCCAGGCAGTGGCACAGGCGCTGGCGGCTCCGGCCGGGCCTGTGGTGATTGCCGATATGTGGGATAATCCAGGCGGCGGCACGGCGGGCGATGCGACGGTCGTGCTGGAGGAACTTATAGCGCAGGACGCGACCGACACGGCGATCGGCACGATCTGGGATCCAATGGCCGTGCAGATCTGCATGGCGGCCGGCGAAGGCGCCGAGATCCCCTTGCGCTTCGGCGCGAAATCCGCGCCCGGCACGGGGCGGCCGATCGATGGCATCGTCAAGGTCGTCAAGCTGGTGCGCAATGCTGAAATGCGCTTCGGCGAGAGCTTCGCTCCCTTCGGCGACGCTGTTCACATACGCGTCCACGGCATCGACATCATCCTGAACACGACGCGCGCCCAGAGCTTCGACCCGAGCCTTTTCTCCGTGATGGGCATCGACCCCACGTCGAAAAAGATCCTCGTGATCAAATCCACGAACCACTTCTTCGCGTCATTCTCCAGGATCGCGTCCGAGATCCTCTATTGCTCTGCCGGGACACCCTACCCCAACGACCCGGCGAGGACTCCCTATCGGCGCGCAAGGCGCGACATCTGGCCGATGGTCACCGACCCGCACGGGTTGGAAACGACGGCCTGA
- a CDS encoding MurR/RpiR family transcriptional regulator, producing MDIFATLQEEKGRLSQSENRIADILLNDFEFAVNASIIELAGKADVSPPTVTRFCRRLGCESFSDFKVQLARTPYVGMRYLKPEPKSQEPGDVAQDIITKAQNALFLLHRSLDLAAIERAADRLAQAEMIYAFGSGGNSSMIAGEFQNRLFRLGLRITASSDHSMQMMMAAAARPADVIVGSSFSGRNAEMVRAFTLAREAEVPTIALTQSGSPVAQAADITVPVDLPEGNNIYRPTSTRIAYIAVLDIVASLVAYRVQPQATVTLRRIKQQLVVHRDGDDRQLLGD from the coding sequence ATGGATATTTTCGCGACACTGCAGGAGGAGAAGGGGCGGTTATCCCAATCGGAAAACCGCATTGCCGATATCCTGCTCAACGATTTCGAGTTTGCGGTGAACGCTTCCATCATCGAGCTTGCCGGCAAGGCCGACGTTTCGCCGCCGACGGTCACGCGATTCTGCCGACGCCTCGGCTGCGAGAGCTTTTCCGACTTCAAGGTGCAGTTGGCACGCACCCCCTATGTCGGCATGCGCTACCTGAAGCCCGAGCCGAAGAGCCAGGAGCCCGGCGATGTGGCGCAGGACATCATCACCAAGGCGCAGAATGCGCTCTTTCTGCTGCACCGTTCGCTCGACCTTGCAGCGATCGAGCGCGCAGCCGACCGGCTCGCGCAAGCGGAAATGATCTATGCCTTCGGCTCCGGCGGCAACTCCTCGATGATCGCCGGGGAGTTCCAGAACCGTCTTTTCCGATTGGGATTGCGCATCACCGCGAGTTCCGATCACAGCATGCAGATGATGATGGCGGCGGCCGCGCGGCCGGCCGACGTCATTGTCGGTTCCTCCTTTTCGGGACGCAATGCGGAGATGGTGCGCGCCTTCACGCTTGCGCGCGAGGCCGAGGTGCCGACGATCGCCCTTACCCAGAGCGGCAGTCCGGTCGCGCAGGCCGCCGATATCACCGTGCCGGTCGACCTGCCGGAAGGAAACAACATCTATCGTCCGACCTCCACCCGTATCGCCTATATCGCAGTGCTCGATATCGTCGCGAGCCTCGTCGCCTATCGCGTCCAGCCGCAGGCGACGGTGACGCTCAGGCGCATCAAGCAGCAGCTGGTGGTGCACAGGGATGGCGACGACCGACAGCTTCTCGGAGACTGA
- the exoH gene encoding succinoglycan biosynthesis protein ExoH: MDANVSARINLMRILLISGIVFVHVPYNPQWSPFLGNYGMLDWIRVFLGESLFRIGVPCLSAISGYLLFRRGLADFDYWKTLKTKARTVLLPFLIWSVSFFVVVYAMQRQGLGFGYLPDTINATPRQWLSMAFALEATPVNLPLYFLRDLMLCILLSPLLALLVSRYPRVTLLALLAYAILPLPNGIFLKKSILFGFSAGICASLHGVNIKMLDRFAAPIAAGFLAIAVVTAVGLYYTGPDFPLWLDMALRLASIAGIIGSWAISELLVRTRFGERFGRGSGLSFWIFCGHYPLLVLFWMIWNRTGLSYYPLFYFTAPFIAIAILVASHNLVGRLAPDLLGVLTGSRTGTKRMATQQPQGAQAGYSPQQR; encoded by the coding sequence ATGGACGCGAATGTCTCGGCGCGCATCAACCTGATGCGTATTCTGCTGATCTCCGGCATCGTATTCGTGCACGTCCCGTACAATCCGCAGTGGAGTCCCTTTCTGGGCAACTACGGCATGTTGGACTGGATTCGCGTCTTTCTCGGCGAAAGCCTGTTTCGGATCGGTGTGCCCTGCCTCAGCGCGATCTCCGGCTATCTTCTCTTTCGCAGGGGCCTTGCCGATTTCGACTATTGGAAGACGCTGAAGACCAAGGCGCGGACCGTTCTCCTGCCGTTCCTTATCTGGAGCGTCTCCTTCTTTGTGGTGGTCTACGCCATGCAGCGCCAGGGCCTCGGCTTCGGCTATCTGCCCGACACGATCAATGCGACCCCGCGCCAGTGGCTGAGCATGGCCTTCGCGCTCGAGGCAACGCCGGTCAATCTGCCCCTGTATTTCCTGCGCGACCTGATGCTCTGTATCCTGCTGTCGCCGCTTCTGGCATTGCTGGTGAGCCGTTATCCGCGCGTGACGCTCCTTGCACTGCTCGCCTATGCGATACTGCCGCTGCCAAACGGAATATTTCTCAAGAAATCCATCCTGTTCGGCTTCTCGGCTGGAATCTGTGCGAGCCTGCATGGCGTGAACATCAAAATGCTCGATCGCTTCGCTGCACCGATCGCGGCCGGGTTCCTGGCAATCGCAGTCGTGACCGCCGTCGGCCTCTATTACACCGGCCCGGATTTCCCGCTTTGGCTCGACATGGCACTTCGCCTGGCGTCGATCGCTGGCATCATCGGCTCCTGGGCGATCTCGGAGCTGCTCGTGCGCACCCGCTTCGGTGAAAGATTTGGCCGCGGGAGTGGACTGAGTTTCTGGATCTTCTGCGGCCACTACCCGCTGCTCGTGTTGTTCTGGATGATCTGGAACCGCACCGGGCTCAGCTATTACCCGCTCTTCTATTTCACCGCGCCGTTCATCGCCATTGCGATCCTCGTCGCGTCCCACAATCTCGTAGGGCGCTTGGCGCCGGATCTGCTTGGAGTGCTTACCGGCAGCCGAACAGGTACGAAACGAATGGCCACGCAGCAGCCGCAAGGCGCGCAGGCAGGCTATTCGCCCCAGCAAAGGTAA
- a CDS encoding RidA family protein: MSIKRYGAEQVGAGGKTLPFARAVEAGGWLHVSGQVAMENGEIIGGNIVAQTHKAIGNLLAILKEAGYGVEHVVRVGVWLDDPRDFWSFNRIYQEYFGAHPPARACVQSSMMVDCKVEIDCVAYKPKDA, encoded by the coding sequence ATGTCGATCAAGCGCTATGGTGCCGAACAGGTTGGCGCAGGCGGAAAAACATTGCCTTTCGCACGGGCCGTCGAGGCGGGCGGCTGGCTTCACGTCTCGGGTCAGGTGGCGATGGAAAACGGCGAGATCATCGGCGGCAACATCGTCGCCCAGACTCACAAGGCGATCGGCAATCTTCTGGCCATCTTGAAAGAGGCCGGTTACGGTGTCGAGCACGTGGTGAGAGTTGGCGTCTGGCTGGACGATCCGCGCGATTTCTGGAGCTTCAACCGAATCTATCAGGAATATTTCGGAGCTCATCCGCCGGCGCGCGCCTGCGTACAGTCCTCCATGATGGTCGATTGCAAGGTGGAGATCGATTGCGTCGCCTACAAGCCGAAGGACGCCTGA
- the hutU gene encoding urocanate hydratase has translation MNNPRHNIREVRSPRGTEISAKSWLTEAPLRMLMNNLDPDVAENPHELVVYGGIGRAARTWADFDRIVASLKDLNEDETLLVQSGKPVGVFRTHKDAPRVLIANSNLVPHWATWDHFNELDKKGLAMYGQMTAGSWIYIGTQGIVQGTYETFVEAGRQHYGGNLKGKWILTGGLGGMGGAQPLAAVMAGACCLAVECNPDSIDFRLRTRYLDEKAETLEEAMEMIERWTKAGEAKSVGLLGNAAEILPEMVRRGIRPDMVTDQTSAHDPINGYLPKGWTMAEWKAKRESDPKAVEKAARASMRDHVEAMLAFWESGVPTLDYGNNIRQVAKDEGLERAFDFPGFVPAYIRPLFCRGIGPFRWAALSGDPEDIYKTDRKVKELLPDNKHLHNWLDMARERIAFQGLPARICWVGLGDRHRLGLAFNEMVRSGELKAPIVIGRDHLDSGSVASPNRETEAMKDGSDAVSDWPLLNALLNTASGATWVSLHHGGGVGMGFSQHSGMVICCDGTDDAARRVERVLWNDPATGVMRHADAGYDIALDCAREKGLRLPGILGE, from the coding sequence ATGAACAATCCGCGCCACAATATTCGCGAAGTGCGCAGCCCGCGCGGCACCGAGATCAGCGCCAAGAGCTGGCTGACGGAAGCGCCGCTTCGCATGCTGATGAACAATCTCGACCCTGATGTCGCCGAAAACCCGCACGAACTCGTCGTCTATGGCGGCATCGGCCGCGCAGCCCGAACCTGGGCCGATTTCGACCGCATCGTCGCGTCGCTGAAAGACCTCAACGAAGACGAGACCCTCCTCGTCCAGTCCGGCAAGCCGGTGGGCGTCTTCCGCACGCACAAGGATGCTCCGCGTGTGCTGATCGCCAACTCCAATCTCGTGCCGCACTGGGCGACCTGGGATCATTTCAACGAGCTGGATAAGAAGGGTCTCGCCATGTACGGCCAGATGACCGCCGGCTCGTGGATCTATATCGGTACGCAAGGCATCGTCCAGGGCACCTATGAGACCTTCGTCGAGGCCGGCCGCCAGCATTATGGCGGCAACCTGAAAGGCAAGTGGATCCTGACGGGCGGTCTCGGCGGCATGGGTGGAGCCCAGCCGCTTGCGGCCGTCATGGCCGGCGCCTGCTGCCTTGCCGTCGAATGCAACCCGGACTCGATCGATTTCCGCCTGCGCACGCGCTACCTCGACGAGAAGGCCGAGACGCTCGAAGAAGCCATGGAAATGATCGAACGCTGGACCAAGGCCGGCGAGGCGAAATCGGTCGGCCTTTTGGGCAATGCGGCGGAAATCCTCCCCGAAATGGTCCGTCGCGGCATCCGCCCCGACATGGTCACGGACCAGACCTCGGCTCACGACCCGATCAACGGCTATCTGCCCAAGGGCTGGACGATGGCCGAATGGAAGGCCAAGCGCGAGAGCGACCCGAAGGCGGTCGAAAAGGCCGCCCGCGCCTCGATGCGCGACCATGTCGAGGCGATGCTCGCCTTCTGGGAATCCGGCGTCCCGACCCTCGACTACGGCAACAACATTCGCCAGGTGGCCAAGGACGAAGGCCTCGAGCGCGCCTTCGATTTCCCCGGCTTCGTGCCGGCCTATATCCGTCCGCTGTTCTGCAGGGGCATCGGCCCGTTCCGTTGGGCGGCGCTCTCCGGCGATCCGGAAGACATCTACAAGACCGACCGGAAGGTGAAGGAGCTGCTGCCGGACAACAAGCACCTGCACAACTGGCTCGACATGGCGCGCGAGCGCATCGCTTTCCAGGGCCTGCCCGCACGCATCTGCTGGGTCGGCCTCGGCGATCGTCACCGCCTCGGCCTCGCCTTCAACGAAATGGTGCGCAGCGGCGAACTGAAGGCCCCCATCGTCATCGGCCGCGACCATCTCGACTCCGGCTCGGTCGCCTCGCCGAACCGCGAGACCGAGGCGATGAAGGACGGGTCCGACGCCGTCTCCGACTGGCCGCTCCTGAACGCGCTTCTCAACACCGCCTCAGGCGCAACCTGGGTGTCGCTGCATCATGGCGGTGGCGTCGGCATGGGCTTCTCGCAGCATTCCGGCATGGTGATCTGCTGCGACGGTACGGACGATGCGGCGCGCCGCGTCGAGCGGGTCCTGTGGAACGACCCGGCAACGGGCGTCATGCGCCACGCCGATGCGGGCTATGACATTGCGCTCGACTGCGCTCGTGAAAAGGGCCTGCGCCTGCCGGGCATATTGGGCGAGTGA
- a CDS encoding beta-N-acetylhexosaminidase — MVPVLYRLESAWQPDGGPFGRFTFSLFNLSGGPLSAFRLVYTSLTRVIDGAACENAVFLRRNANFHEFAPPDGLTLAHGEHWTFTVSGLHREAKHCTDGAKSAYLTLADGRHVPVAVSDLRLEGAISEPPPVRLPEGWLELPFALQPWPAEIDAAPGDAVPDVLYPAAGSDADEIDAVSNVLALFHRLFSAGHAPFSLAPSSQGLPIVFTKKAELEGEAYRLAFYEREIRLEYGAAAGRQYALTTLAQLIDGARNHGGEFRFPTGGAIADRPRYGWRGCHLDVSRQFYPTADIVRLIDILAWFKLNIFHWHLTDDEAWRLEIKAYPTLTTLGVMRGPDEPMLPQLGNGAEPVGGFYSHADVKAIVAHAEALSIEVVPEIDIPGHSTAALVALPELSDGQEAPESYHSVQGYPNNALNPAIPLTYEFLEKVFDEMVELFPSRYIHIGGDEVADGSWLASPLARNLMEQEGISGTFALQSYFLKKVKQMLTARGRKLVGWNEVAHGGGVGTEGTLLMAWENPKVGIELAREGYDVVMTPGQAYYLDMAQADAWQEPGASWAGTATPAHTYAYEAEGEFPEELKSRMKGVQACIWSEHFLSRGYFNRLVFPRLPAIAEAAWTPKDKKDWLRFAAIAPLSPIL; from the coding sequence ATGGTGCCGGTTCTCTATCGCCTTGAATCTGCCTGGCAACCGGATGGCGGCCCGTTCGGGCGCTTCACCTTCAGCCTCTTCAATCTCTCGGGCGGGCCGCTCAGTGCCTTCCGGCTGGTTTACACTTCGCTCACCCGCGTCATTGACGGGGCCGCCTGCGAAAACGCGGTCTTCCTGCGCCGCAACGCCAATTTCCATGAATTCGCGCCACCCGACGGCCTGACGCTCGCCCATGGCGAACACTGGACGTTCACCGTCAGTGGTCTGCACCGCGAGGCGAAGCATTGCACCGACGGGGCGAAATCGGCCTATCTGACGCTCGCCGATGGCAGACATGTTCCTGTGGCGGTCTCCGATCTGCGTCTCGAAGGCGCCATAAGCGAACCGCCGCCGGTGCGTCTTCCGGAAGGCTGGCTCGAACTTCCTTTCGCACTGCAGCCCTGGCCTGCCGAGATCGACGCGGCGCCCGGGGACGCGGTTCCCGACGTCCTCTATCCCGCAGCGGGCAGCGATGCGGACGAGATCGATGCCGTTTCCAACGTCCTTGCGCTCTTCCATAGGCTGTTTTCGGCCGGACATGCTCCCTTCAGTCTTGCGCCGTCCTCGCAAGGGCTGCCGATCGTCTTCACGAAGAAAGCGGAGCTCGAAGGCGAAGCCTACAGGCTTGCCTTCTACGAGCGGGAGATACGGCTTGAATATGGAGCGGCGGCAGGCAGGCAATATGCCCTGACGACGCTCGCGCAGTTGATCGACGGCGCGCGAAACCACGGAGGCGAATTCAGGTTTCCCACCGGCGGCGCAATCGCGGATCGGCCACGCTATGGCTGGCGCGGCTGTCATCTCGACGTCTCGCGGCAATTCTACCCCACCGCCGACATCGTGCGGCTCATCGATATTCTCGCCTGGTTCAAGCTCAACATCTTCCACTGGCACCTGACCGACGACGAAGCCTGGCGGCTGGAGATCAAGGCCTATCCGACGCTGACGACGCTCGGCGTCATGCGCGGCCCGGACGAGCCCATGCTGCCTCAACTCGGCAACGGCGCCGAACCGGTCGGCGGCTTCTATAGCCACGCGGACGTGAAGGCGATCGTCGCGCATGCCGAGGCACTCAGCATCGAAGTCGTCCCGGAGATCGACATACCCGGCCACAGCACTGCCGCGCTCGTGGCTCTTCCCGAACTCTCCGACGGCCAGGAGGCGCCGGAAAGCTACCACTCGGTCCAGGGCTACCCGAACAACGCCCTCAACCCGGCCATCCCGCTCACCTACGAGTTCCTCGAGAAGGTGTTCGACGAAATGGTCGAGCTCTTCCCCAGCCGATACATCCATATCGGCGGCGACGAGGTGGCCGACGGCTCGTGGCTCGCGTCACCGCTGGCGCGAAACCTCATGGAGCAGGAAGGGATTTCCGGCACCTTCGCGCTACAGTCCTATTTCCTCAAGAAGGTGAAGCAGATGCTGACGGCGCGCGGGCGCAAACTCGTCGGCTGGAACGAGGTCGCGCATGGCGGCGGCGTCGGAACCGAGGGCACGCTGCTGATGGCCTGGGAGAACCCGAAAGTCGGGATCGAGCTCGCGCGCGAAGGCTACGACGTCGTAATGACCCCTGGCCAGGCCTATTATCTCGACATGGCCCAGGCGGATGCCTGGCAGGAACCCGGCGCGAGCTGGGCCGGCACGGCGACGCCGGCGCACACCTATGCCTACGAGGCGGAAGGAGAGTTCCCGGAAGAGCTGAAGAGCCGGATGAAGGGAGTCCAGGCCTGCATCTGGTCCGAGCATTTCCTGTCGCGCGGATATTTCAACCGCCTCGTTTTTCCAAGGCTGCCGGCAATCGCCGAGGCGGCCTGGACCCCGAAGGACAAGAAGGATTGGCTGCGCTTTGCAGCGATCGCGCCATTGAGCCCCATTCTGTGA
- a CDS encoding M81 family metallopeptidase, with amino-acid sequence MRIAVGGIHTECSTYSPVLMAAEDFRVLRGEDLLRSDYFGFLSAEGISHLPLLHARAVPGGPVSHPAYDAFKTEFLERLKAALPLDGLYLAMHGAIKVDGKDDAEGDWITAARAVIGPDCPLAVSYDLHGNVSQRIIDQVDIFAAYRTAPHIDTRETMGRAWSMLVETLRSGKRPGVAWAPVPLLLPGERTSTEDEPAASLYRVLPEFDTRPGILDANLMVGYVWADEPRATACAVVTGSDKAAASKAAEEIAANYWHQRENFRFGSLTGSLAEMLDIAERATTAPVILADSGDNPTGGGVGDRADVLVALLERGWRDALIAGIADRPAVNACFATGAGRTLALRIGGSLDPSSPSAEVEAKVVHLNDPGAVAERQAVVQVGGIVVVLSARRRPYHNIEDFALLGLHPKTVRLLVVKSGYLSPELAPIANPNLMALTNGVVNQDIEKLESLRRQRPIFPFDRDFEFHPSASLSARWT; translated from the coding sequence ATGCGGATCGCGGTCGGTGGAATCCATACGGAATGCAGCACCTATTCGCCCGTGCTGATGGCGGCCGAAGATTTCCGGGTGTTGAGGGGAGAGGACCTCTTGCGGTCGGATTATTTCGGCTTCCTCAGCGCCGAAGGGATAAGCCACCTTCCGCTCCTGCATGCGCGGGCCGTCCCCGGCGGGCCGGTTTCGCACCCGGCCTATGACGCCTTCAAGACCGAGTTCCTGGAGCGCCTGAAAGCGGCGCTCCCACTCGACGGGCTCTATCTCGCTATGCACGGCGCGATCAAGGTCGATGGGAAGGACGACGCCGAGGGCGACTGGATCACCGCCGCCCGCGCCGTCATCGGCCCTGATTGCCCGCTTGCCGTGAGCTACGATCTCCATGGCAATGTCAGTCAGCGGATCATCGATCAGGTCGATATCTTCGCGGCCTACCGGACCGCGCCGCATATCGATACGCGCGAGACCATGGGGCGGGCATGGTCGATGCTGGTGGAAACGCTTCGTTCCGGGAAGCGGCCCGGTGTCGCCTGGGCACCTGTTCCGCTTCTCCTTCCCGGGGAACGCACTTCGACGGAGGACGAGCCGGCGGCGAGCCTCTATCGCGTCCTGCCTGAATTCGACACGCGGCCCGGCATCCTCGACGCCAATCTGATGGTGGGCTACGTCTGGGCGGATGAGCCGAGAGCGACCGCCTGCGCCGTCGTCACCGGCTCGGACAAGGCCGCCGCTTCGAAGGCGGCTGAGGAAATTGCTGCAAACTATTGGCACCAGAGGGAAAATTTTCGTTTCGGATCGCTCACCGGCTCGCTTGCCGAGATGCTCGACATCGCCGAGCGGGCGACCACGGCGCCGGTAATCCTCGCCGATTCCGGCGACAACCCCACGGGTGGCGGGGTCGGCGACCGGGCGGATGTGTTGGTCGCGCTTCTCGAGCGCGGCTGGCGCGATGCGTTGATCGCCGGCATCGCCGATAGGCCGGCCGTTAATGCCTGTTTCGCGACCGGCGCGGGTAGGACGCTGGCGTTGCGGATCGGCGGCAGTCTCGACCCGTCCAGCCCGTCCGCAGAGGTCGAGGCCAAAGTGGTGCATCTGAATGATCCGGGAGCGGTTGCCGAGCGGCAGGCGGTGGTTCAGGTCGGGGGCATAGTGGTCGTGTTGTCGGCGCGGCGCCGCCCCTATCATAACATCGAGGACTTTGCCCTCCTCGGTCTCCACCCGAAGACCGTGCGGCTGCTCGTCGTCAAGTCCGGTTATCTCTCGCCGGAGCTTGCGCCGATCGCCAATCCGAACCTGATGGCGCTGACGAACGGCGTCGTCAATCAGGATATCGAGAAGCTGGAAAGCCTGCGCCGGCAGCGGCCGATCTTCCCCTTCGACCGCGATTTCGAGTTTCACCCCAGCGCCAGCCTGTCAGCCCGCTGGACCTGA
- the exoK gene encoding endo-1,3-1,4-beta-glycanase ExoK, with translation MTIDRYRRFARLAFIATLPLAGLADAAAAQEGANGTSFKDDFDTLDTRVWFVSDGWNNGGHQNCTWSKKQVKTVDGILELTFEEKKVKERNFACGEIQTRKRFGYGTYEARIKAADGSGLNSAFFTYIGPTDKKPHDEIDFEVLGKNTAKVQINQYVSAKGGNEFLADVPGGANQGFNDYAFVWEKNRIRYYVNGELVHEVTDPAKIPVNAQKIFFSLWGTDTLTDWMGTFSYKEPTKLQVDRVAFTAAGDECQFAESVACQLERSQSE, from the coding sequence ATGACAATCGATCGCTACAGACGCTTTGCCCGTCTCGCTTTCATCGCAACGCTCCCTCTCGCCGGCCTTGCAGACGCTGCGGCCGCGCAGGAAGGCGCCAACGGCACCTCCTTCAAGGACGACTTCGACACTCTCGACACCCGCGTCTGGTTCGTCTCGGACGGATGGAACAATGGCGGGCATCAGAATTGCACCTGGTCGAAGAAGCAGGTGAAGACCGTCGACGGCATTCTGGAACTGACCTTCGAGGAGAAGAAGGTAAAGGAGCGCAACTTCGCCTGCGGGGAAATTCAGACGCGCAAGCGCTTCGGCTACGGCACCTACGAGGCGCGGATAAAGGCGGCCGACGGTTCCGGGCTGAACTCGGCCTTCTTCACCTATATCGGTCCGACCGACAAGAAGCCGCATGACGAGATCGATTTCGAGGTTCTCGGAAAGAACACGGCGAAGGTCCAGATCAACCAGTATGTATCGGCAAAGGGCGGCAACGAATTTCTCGCCGACGTTCCGGGCGGCGCCAACCAGGGTTTCAACGACTACGCCTTCGTCTGGGAAAAGAATCGCATCCGCTACTACGTCAACGGCGAACTGGTTCACGAAGTGACCGATCCGGCGAAGATCCCGGTAAACGCCCAGAAGATCTTCTTCAGCCTGTGGGGGACTGACACGCTCACCGACTGGATGGGCACCTTCTCCTACAAGGAGCCGACAAAGCTCCAGGTCGATCGCGTCGCCTTCACTGCTGCCGGCGACGAGTGCCAGTTCGCCGAGTCGGTAGCGTGCCAGCTGGAGCGGTCGCAATCCGAGTGA
- a CDS encoding SDR family oxidoreductase, producing MPKSVAIVTGAAGDIGRAIAARLGDGHDAVLLADINSEAVKRTTLDLGGTERFLSVSCDVTDAASVAAMAEAAASVGTVRTLVNNAGAARAVSLHDTTQDIWRMDNALNLEAAFLCFRAVEEMLKESRGSVVNIASVNGMNVFGHPAYSAAKAGLLHLTRLIAVEYGKFGIRANAVAPATVRTQAWEARAAANAQVFEEAKRWYPLQRIVEPKDVAEAVHFLASPAAGAVSGICLPVDCGLTAGQAEVARTFSQSIHY from the coding sequence ATGCCGAAATCCGTAGCGATCGTCACAGGAGCTGCCGGCGACATCGGCCGCGCCATTGCCGCGCGCCTGGGCGACGGACACGATGCCGTTCTCCTAGCCGACATCAACAGTGAGGCGGTAAAGAGGACGACGCTTGATCTCGGCGGAACGGAGCGCTTCCTGTCCGTTTCCTGCGATGTGACGGACGCCGCAAGCGTGGCCGCAATGGCGGAGGCTGCCGCATCCGTCGGTACCGTGCGCACCCTCGTGAACAATGCGGGTGCCGCCCGCGCGGTCAGCCTGCACGACACCACGCAGGACATCTGGCGCATGGACAACGCACTCAACCTCGAAGCGGCCTTTCTCTGTTTCCGGGCAGTCGAGGAAATGCTGAAAGAGAGCAGGGGCTCGGTCGTCAACATCGCCTCCGTGAACGGCATGAATGTTTTCGGCCATCCTGCCTATAGCGCCGCCAAGGCGGGCCTTCTGCACCTGACGCGACTGATCGCCGTCGAATACGGCAAGTTCGGCATCCGCGCGAATGCGGTGGCGCCGGCGACGGTGCGCACGCAGGCCTGGGAGGCACGCGCGGCCGCCAATGCGCAGGTCTTCGAGGAGGCGAAGCGCTGGTATCCCTTGCAGCGTATCGTCGAGCCGAAGGACGTCGCCGAAGCGGTGCATTTCCTTGCCAGCCCCGCCGCCGGAGCCGTTTCCGGCATCTGCCTGCCGGTCGACTGCGGGCTGACCGCAGGACAGGCGGAAGTCGCGCGGACCTTCTCGCAATCGATCCATTACTGA